In Nitrospirota bacterium, a single window of DNA contains:
- a CDS encoding acyltransferase has product MGIAGSDVSSVGLRPYMPQLDGVRACAVMMVFVSHWIPWSFQGGFPWNNFGVDLFFVLSGFLITDILLRGRRYIEGGEQGLFLTLRQFYIRRALRIFPLYFAFLLCYALTAPSFVDELTPWLWTYTLNLFRVLIDNNWEGPISHLWSLSIEEQFYLVWPWVILLTPRRFLLPVLLLSVAIGPTAKVILGLNEVSERAIRFFTLSRMDTLALGGLLAYVVHQHGLLSVAKSRISDWLIWAGLPLFCVVVGLRAIGIGSTNWLILEMSAETLLCGWVVLRAAQGFQGLIGRFLGSAPLVYLGQISYGLYLLHKPIPSILRAYGIDTDEIPAGIGFLMYTVLAILAASLSWFLFERPINRLKRNFPYRIHGVMPVCEPALAGAARE; this is encoded by the coding sequence GTGGGGATTGCCGGATCCGATGTCAGTTCGGTAGGGCTACGTCCCTACATGCCTCAGCTCGATGGAGTCCGAGCCTGTGCCGTGATGATGGTGTTTGTGAGCCACTGGATTCCGTGGAGCTTTCAAGGCGGCTTCCCCTGGAACAATTTCGGTGTGGATCTATTCTTTGTCCTGAGTGGCTTTCTCATCACGGATATTCTGCTGCGCGGTCGGCGGTATATAGAAGGAGGGGAGCAGGGTCTTTTCCTTACACTGAGGCAGTTCTACATACGTCGTGCCCTTCGTATTTTCCCCCTGTATTTTGCCTTTCTCCTCTGTTACGCCTTGACGGCCCCGAGTTTTGTCGATGAGCTGACTCCGTGGTTGTGGACATACACGCTGAACCTGTTTCGCGTCTTGATCGATAACAACTGGGAAGGACCCATCTCCCATCTGTGGTCGTTGTCGATTGAAGAGCAGTTTTATCTCGTCTGGCCATGGGTCATTCTATTGACCCCTCGACGGTTTCTATTGCCCGTTCTTTTACTGTCGGTCGCGATCGGTCCCACGGCCAAGGTGATCCTTGGTCTGAACGAAGTGTCGGAACGGGCGATCCGGTTCTTCACTCTATCCCGTATGGACACACTGGCTTTGGGGGGGCTGCTGGCCTATGTCGTTCATCAACATGGGCTGCTGTCTGTTGCAAAGAGCCGTATTTCCGATTGGCTCATCTGGGCCGGGCTGCCTCTTTTCTGTGTGGTGGTAGGGCTTCGAGCAATCGGGATCGGCTCAACGAACTGGCTGATCCTAGAAATGTCCGCTGAGACGCTGCTTTGTGGGTGGGTGGTGCTCCGTGCAGCTCAGGGATTCCAAGGGCTGATCGGGCGATTCCTTGGCTCAGCCCCGCTGGTTTATTTGGGGCAAATTAGCTACGGATTATATCTTCTCCACAAGCCGATTCCATCTATTCTTCGGGCCTATGGGATTGACACGGATGAGATCCCAGCCGGAATCGGGTTCCTCATGTATACGGTCTTGGCGATTCTGGCAGCGTCCCTGTCGTGGTTTCTCTTCGAAAGGCCTATCAACAGGCTCAAGCGGAATTTCCCTTATCGAATCCATGGAGTCATGCCTGTCTGCGAGCCGGCATTGGCCGGGGCTGCTAGGGAGTAA